The Panicum virgatum strain AP13 chromosome 5K, P.virgatum_v5, whole genome shotgun sequence genome has a window encoding:
- the LOC120707502 gene encoding uncharacterized protein LOC120707502: MRREQRAAADGRGVRRPMGAVCGGRGGRWAPRPPFYCGHGQLDLLRPRVLGTDERRPGARIMPTAVDMQALFNADGVVKLRRRGAPTALWSCGDAEERAMGRARSAARRRAAGAGGVRSLGGTSMAAAWCVRDLASGGGAGPDGGRIYFFLFF, translated from the exons ATGCGGCGGGAGCAGCGTGCGGCGGCCGATgggcgcggcgtgcggcggccgaTGGGTGCTGTGTGCGGCGggcgtggcggccggtgggcccCTAGACCTCCCTTCTACTGCGGGCATGGACAGCTGGACCTCCTGCGGCCTAGAGTTCTTG GAACTGACGAGCGCAGGCCCGGTGCCCGGATCATGCCCACGGCCGTGGACATGCAGGCGCTGTTCAACGCGGACGGCGTTGtgaagctgcggcggcgcggcgctccgACGGCGTTGTGGAGctgcggcgacgcggaggagcgCGCGATGGGGCGCGCTCGCTCGGCGGCTCGACGCAGGGCTGCAGGAGCCGGGGGGGTGCGCTCGCTCGGCGGCACGAGCATGGCGGCGGCCTGGTGCGTCCGCGAcctggccagcggcggcggggctggccCGGACGGCGGGCGcatctatttttttttatttttttaa